From the Lathyrus oleraceus cultivar Zhongwan6 chromosome 4, CAAS_Psat_ZW6_1.0, whole genome shotgun sequence genome, one window contains:
- the LOC127137592 gene encoding agamous-like MADS-box protein AGL62: MGRKKIEIKKVEKETNKQVTFSKRRSGLFKKACELCVLSDVNLAIIVFSPADKLFCCGRPNTDAILNSYIKGTTEFEDQKSMEDSWICEEYNREYEEALKMLEMEKKKLADIENMARFPNRGGWWNASIDDMSSEELEQFMMSVFELRKKLAEKEHEYLMMFSM, translated from the coding sequence ATGGGACGCAAGAAAATAGAAATCAAGAAAGTCGAAAAAGAAACCAACAAACAAGTCACATTCTCGAAAAGAAGATCTGGATTATTCAAAAAAGCTTGCGAACTTTGTGTCTTAAGCGATGTTAATCTAGCCATCATTGTGTTTTCTCCAGCTGACAAACTATTCTGCTGCGGTCGTCCAAACACCGACGCGATCCTCAACAGTTACATCAAAGGAACCACCGAGTTTGAGGATCAGAAGTCGATGGAAGATTCTTGGATCTGTGAGGAGTATAATAGAGAATATGAAGAGGCACTAAAGATGTTGGAAATGGAAAAGAAGAAACTTGCGGATATTGAGAATATGGCTAGGTTTCCCAATAGAGGTGGATGGTGGAATGCTTCTATAGATGATATGAGTAGTGAAGAGCTGGAACAGTTTATGATGTCGGTTTTTGAGTTAAGGAAGAAGCTTGCTGAAAAAGAACATGAATATCTCATGATGTTTTCTATGTAA